The following coding sequences lie in one Leptospira selangorensis genomic window:
- a CDS encoding tyrosine-type recombinase/integrase: MIDTEVPKKNKSSFEKLVKVIRQRNYKKATEYTYLRYNLDFLLFADKPAEKVVTKDIEKYIEYLRKKKVSSSTIQINISSLKMFFEEVLDMNVFEDFRRPAREYKTPKVLNQKEISLLLETASESPRSHLLCALAYYAGLRVGEIIRLKWGQFDLSKKSIKVDSPIPTQNRTVLMDGELQKILKKFEKEVGTEKSSYLFPGKYQGTHLTSRNVERLVGDLAKYAGIKAQVTLFTLRHSRAIHQLAEGKSLEDIREFLGHKSLATTESYLPIRKNLRPQVRQKHIQDALKEIKKKYKY, from the coding sequence ATGATAGATACGGAGGTCCCGAAGAAGAATAAGTCTTCCTTCGAGAAACTAGTAAAGGTAATTCGGCAAAGAAATTATAAAAAGGCGACCGAATACACTTACCTAAGATATAATTTGGACTTTCTTTTGTTCGCGGACAAACCCGCGGAAAAAGTAGTTACAAAGGATATCGAAAAGTACATAGAATATTTAAGGAAGAAGAAGGTTTCCTCTTCCACAATCCAGATAAACATCAGTTCTTTAAAAATGTTTTTTGAAGAAGTTCTGGATATGAACGTATTCGAAGACTTCAGAAGACCTGCAAGGGAATATAAAACCCCTAAGGTCCTCAACCAAAAAGAGATTTCACTTCTTTTGGAGACCGCATCTGAGTCTCCTAGATCCCATCTTCTCTGCGCGTTAGCCTATTATGCAGGCTTGCGAGTGGGAGAGATCATTCGTTTGAAATGGGGACAATTCGATCTTTCTAAAAAGTCGATCAAAGTGGACTCTCCTATCCCTACTCAAAACAGAACGGTTTTGATGGATGGAGAATTACAAAAGATCTTGAAGAAGTTCGAAAAGGAAGTTGGAACCGAAAAAAGTTCTTATTTGTTCCCGGGTAAATACCAAGGAACTCATTTGACTTCCAGAAACGTAGAACGTTTAGTCGGGGATCTTGCAAAGTATGCAGGGATCAAAGCCCAAGTCACCTTGTTCACTCTCAGACATAGTAGAGCAATCCACCAATTGGCGGAAGGTAAAAGTTTAGAAGATATCAGAGAGTTTTTAGGTCATAAAAGCCTTGCGACCACGGAAAGTTATCTTCCGATCCGTAAGAACCTAAGGCCTCAGGTCAGACAAAAACATATCCAAGACGCTTTAAAAGAAATTAAGAAGAAGTACAAGTATTAA
- a CDS encoding shikimate kinase codes for MKNIALIGPRGVGKSKISRKLSKLTGKPVISTDMIAVYLTGGVSIPDFVKSHSGNWKPFRDLEFQILKQVSSSQNLILDCGGGILFDQDESGKEIVSERKTNILKETAFVISLSRKSEYLVEKIQNDPTRPPLSSVLSYKTILESRLPQYRAHSDIQIALDDRSTEEVCEEILRRSGWA; via the coding sequence TTGAAAAACATCGCCCTGATCGGCCCTCGAGGTGTCGGAAAATCTAAAATCTCCCGTAAACTTTCCAAACTCACCGGCAAACCGGTAATCTCTACAGACATGATAGCTGTCTACCTGACAGGTGGAGTGTCTATTCCAGACTTCGTAAAATCACATTCAGGAAATTGGAAACCTTTCCGTGACCTAGAATTCCAAATCTTAAAACAAGTTTCAAGTTCTCAAAATCTGATCTTGGATTGCGGTGGTGGGATCTTATTCGACCAAGACGAATCAGGTAAGGAGATTGTAAGTGAAAGAAAGACGAATATACTGAAAGAAACCGCATTTGTGATCTCTCTTTCCAGAAAATCCGAATACTTGGTGGAAAAAATCCAGAATGATCCCACTCGTCCTCCTTTAAGTAGCGTTCTTTCTTATAAAACAATTTTGGAATCCAGGCTACCTCAGTACAGAGCTCATTCAGATATCCAGATTGCCTTAGATGACCGCAGTACTGAAGAAGTTTGCGAGGAAATCCTACGCAGATCCGGCTGGGCCTAA
- a CDS encoding HDOD domain-containing protein — MKEKIDQLFENEAQLPKISSVVSKVMEMAGKPDVVIADLAKEISKDPGLTAAVIKLSNSAYFRPAKPVKTVQESLMTLGIKTVQEIILLNETKGILKKELKGYQVDGESNWIHSLIVAELAKRIAVQKKLKVDKDVVFTAGLLHNIGKVILADFFPTILMQFRTELQTYQGPYTDLEAKFFGYTHQEAGAKLLAKWNFPEELIEVARYYTEPEKATQFPELVSTIHIANCIVILGGMGIDIGGLKIPLSSKALQNVGVTEGDLQMYYTLLPEMAKHIEELISV; from the coding sequence ATGAAAGAAAAGATAGATCAACTTTTTGAAAACGAAGCCCAGCTTCCTAAAATCTCCTCCGTAGTAAGTAAAGTAATGGAGATGGCAGGAAAACCGGATGTAGTAATCGCAGACCTTGCCAAGGAAATTTCTAAAGATCCTGGACTTACAGCCGCAGTGATCAAACTTTCCAACTCTGCATATTTCCGTCCTGCTAAACCCGTAAAAACCGTACAAGAATCCTTGATGACTCTTGGAATTAAAACGGTGCAGGAAATCATTCTTCTAAACGAAACCAAAGGTATTCTAAAAAAAGAACTGAAAGGTTATCAGGTAGATGGAGAATCCAACTGGATCCACTCTTTGATCGTGGCTGAACTTGCAAAAAGGATCGCGGTCCAGAAAAAACTAAAAGTAGATAAGGACGTAGTATTTACTGCGGGACTTCTTCATAATATCGGAAAAGTAATACTCGCTGATTTCTTTCCTACAATACTCATGCAATTCAGAACCGAATTACAAACCTACCAAGGACCTTATACAGACTTGGAAGCTAAGTTTTTCGGATACACTCACCAGGAAGCAGGGGCAAAACTTTTAGCAAAATGGAATTTTCCTGAGGAATTGATAGAAGTAGCCAGATATTATACCGAACCTGAAAAGGCCACTCAGTTCCCCGAATTAGTTTCTACCATACATATCGCAAATTGTATCGTGATCCTAGGTGGAATGGGAATTGACATAGGCGGTTTGAAAATTCCACTCTCTTCTAAAGCCTTACAAAACGTAGGTGTGACAGAGGGAGATCTGCAAATGTACTACACTCTTTTACCGGAGATGGCTAAACATATCGAAGAGTTGATCTCGGTTTGA
- a CDS encoding chemotaxis protein CheD, producing MLNKDVKTINVGIADIQGGQSPSMIRTTLGSCIGVVFYSPEKKVGAMAHIMLAKDPSGKDSAKNPHKYADTALPELVKRMTELGCSKGEYYARLFGGASMFKGMNSSFLQNIGDLNVSVAKEFLDKEKITLLVEDVGGHEGRTISLYLDDGRILLKKGGFEKYLYKVR from the coding sequence ATGCTCAATAAAGACGTAAAAACTATAAACGTCGGGATCGCGGATATCCAAGGAGGCCAGTCCCCTTCCATGATCCGCACCACATTAGGTTCCTGTATCGGGGTCGTTTTTTATTCTCCGGAAAAGAAGGTAGGAGCTATGGCCCATATCATGCTGGCCAAAGACCCCTCCGGAAAAGATTCAGCTAAAAACCCTCACAAGTACGCGGACACCGCTCTTCCGGAATTGGTAAAAAGAATGACGGAGCTAGGTTGCAGTAAGGGAGAATATTACGCTCGTCTATTCGGAGGAGCTTCCATGTTCAAAGGAATGAACTCAAGTTTCCTGCAGAACATCGGTGACTTGAACGTAAGTGTCGCAAAAGAATTTTTAGATAAAGAAAAAATAACGTTACTAGTGGAAGACGTCGGTGGCCATGAAGGCAGGACGATCAGTCTCTATTTGGATGATGGCAGGATCCTTCTAAAGAAGGGCGGATTCGAAAAGTACCTTTATAAGGTCAGGTAA
- a CDS encoding TraB/GumN family protein: MQTIASSEPIRTLELNGSQITILGTAHISQKSIDEVSRIIQEEKPDTVCVELCASRMRSVQDPDHWKKLDIFKVFKERKMWLLLSSLILSSFQKKLGYGNIRPGDEMRKAIEEGNKIHAKIVPVDREISTTLKRAWWNVGFWSRMMLFSTLVSSLIVKEEISPEKIEEMKSDDVLKDLFSQLPSRYQSVKNVIIDERDAYLAQRIRQQAAVGKKIFAVVGAGHLEGIVKHIVEDKDIDHLDVQPVKGFWDRVRPLLFPAIIISAFTALYWFGGKEEGQEFLIRWILVKGTLAAIGAIIALAHPVSILLAFIAAPIGNFNPIIKPGWVAALSESWFRKPLVEDFEKLGEDTETFSGYWKNKVTRIFLVFMLPQIGSSIGTFIVSKQIFDKMLKFVGAFF; the protein is encoded by the coding sequence TTGCAAACAATCGCCTCCTCAGAACCGATCCGCACCTTGGAATTAAACGGTTCCCAGATCACTATTTTGGGAACGGCTCATATCAGCCAAAAAAGTATAGATGAAGTTTCCAGAATTATCCAAGAAGAAAAACCGGACACGGTCTGTGTGGAACTTTGTGCTTCCAGAATGAGATCCGTTCAGGATCCGGATCATTGGAAAAAATTAGATATTTTCAAAGTGTTTAAGGAAAGAAAGATGTGGCTCCTTCTTTCCAGCCTAATCCTTTCTTCTTTTCAGAAAAAGTTAGGCTACGGAAACATTCGTCCCGGTGACGAAATGAGAAAAGCGATTGAAGAAGGAAATAAGATCCACGCTAAGATCGTACCGGTTGACCGCGAGATCTCCACTACTCTAAAAAGAGCATGGTGGAATGTGGGCTTCTGGAGTAGGATGATGTTATTTTCCACTTTGGTAAGTTCGCTTATCGTTAAGGAAGAGATCTCTCCTGAAAAAATAGAAGAGATGAAATCTGACGATGTTCTTAAGGATCTATTTTCCCAACTTCCTTCCAGATACCAATCCGTTAAAAATGTGATTATAGACGAAAGAGACGCCTACCTAGCGCAAAGGATCAGACAACAAGCAGCAGTAGGTAAGAAAATTTTCGCAGTAGTAGGTGCTGGGCATTTAGAAGGTATCGTAAAACATATCGTAGAAGATAAGGATATCGATCATTTGGATGTCCAACCTGTAAAAGGTTTCTGGGATAGAGTCCGACCTTTATTATTTCCTGCGATCATTATCTCTGCATTCACTGCACTTTATTGGTTCGGTGGAAAAGAAGAAGGCCAGGAATTTTTAATCAGATGGATCTTGGTTAAGGGAACACTTGCTGCAATCGGTGCGATCATCGCACTTGCACATCCGGTTTCCATTCTTCTTGCATTTATCGCAGCTCCAATCGGGAATTTTAATCCGATCATCAAGCCGGGTTGGGTAGCGGCTTTATCCGAATCCTGGTTTAGAAAACCATTGGTGGAAGATTTCGAAAAATTGGGAGAAGATACCGAAACTTTCAGCGGATATTGGAAAAATAAAGTAACTCGTATCTTTTTAGTATTTATGCTCCCTCAGATCGGAAGCAGCATCGGAACATTTATAGTGTCTAAACAGATTTTTGATAAAATGTTAAAATTTGTAGGCGCTTTTTTCTAA
- a CDS encoding 7TM diverse intracellular signaling domain-containing protein has protein sequence MRKEIKTRSIIFSSFLLMIFSFPIWGEGPVYEKKDRFFLEEKMDGSSLLPYLSVYQDETGKKSFKEVLKIFDQGGSEKIFQNSLGYSKSAIWVRLRTENQTEKLVDWILEIDYALLDFVDLYAGRASDSAVNHSGDLREFGTRPIDHRNFAYPFSDEPGSKREIYFRIASSSSVLLPFLAFSKNEFIEHTSTEQLALGLYYGSMLIMVVYNLFLLFSTKDKSYLYYVIYILTYILFQFTLNGLSFQYLWRSSVLWANYSLPFSIFSVILTAGAFSRSFLNAPEYTPKTSKLYYLLFALSFAGMISTLFIWEYRTAIMSSLVLMFFTLGFLISNGIQCLLAGRREAKYFLFAWSSFLFFSFLFGLKSFGILPNNFFTLWGIQVGSVMEVSLLSLGLADRIKRLSDQLKQRVEELGNIRNYAEESEAKYRSLFEVEEDFLFSLDQNWNILAANRSVSKHIGFKPQEVIGKNFMELIYKAGELQDAYKKLYVLEKLEELASEGKPVRFLGEFLQKYLREPKELQVQFQILEYEGQREILGRAFEPDQDLMSRYVDDEKTVYTANNYLQNAELLSQRMTANLYRFVDPSSITAMRNCLREMIINAIEHGNLNISFEEKTRAMSEGNYFRFVQERQKDPYYKSKKVKVEYSLSRDRIGIRITDEGKGFNHARLQKSSMEKLNSEGITHGRGLTLTLATFDLVKFNSTGNQVTLVKYF, from the coding sequence ATGCGAAAGGAAATCAAGACTCGATCTATAATCTTCTCTAGTTTTCTTTTGATGATCTTCTCTTTTCCAATTTGGGGAGAAGGTCCGGTCTATGAAAAAAAAGACCGATTCTTCTTGGAAGAGAAGATGGATGGCTCTTCTCTTCTTCCTTATCTTTCCGTTTACCAAGACGAGACCGGTAAAAAGTCTTTCAAAGAAGTATTAAAAATATTCGACCAAGGTGGGTCGGAGAAAATTTTCCAAAACAGTTTAGGATATTCTAAATCTGCGATCTGGGTTCGTCTTCGCACGGAGAACCAAACCGAAAAACTTGTAGATTGGATCTTAGAAATAGATTATGCCCTTTTAGATTTTGTGGATCTTTATGCAGGGAGAGCCTCCGATTCCGCGGTCAATCATTCAGGAGATCTAAGGGAATTCGGCACTCGTCCTATTGATCATAGAAATTTTGCTTATCCTTTTTCGGATGAGCCCGGTTCCAAAAGAGAGATCTATTTTAGGATCGCAAGTTCTAGTTCTGTTCTGCTACCTTTTTTGGCATTTTCCAAAAATGAATTTATAGAACATACATCCACAGAACAGCTCGCGCTCGGGTTGTATTACGGCTCCATGTTGATCATGGTGGTTTATAATCTATTTCTGTTATTTTCCACCAAAGATAAAAGTTATCTATATTATGTTATTTATATATTAACTTATATACTCTTTCAGTTTACATTGAACGGACTCTCTTTCCAATATTTGTGGAGAAGTTCCGTTTTGTGGGCGAATTACAGTCTGCCGTTTTCCATTTTTTCGGTGATCTTGACTGCAGGAGCATTCAGTAGATCCTTTTTGAATGCTCCTGAATATACTCCTAAAACCTCCAAATTGTATTATCTACTTTTTGCTCTCAGTTTTGCGGGAATGATCTCCACATTATTCATTTGGGAATATAGAACTGCGATCATGAGCAGTTTAGTTCTAATGTTCTTTACATTAGGATTTTTAATTTCCAACGGGATCCAATGTTTGCTCGCAGGGAGAAGAGAGGCAAAATACTTCTTATTCGCTTGGTCTTCCTTTTTATTCTTCAGCTTTTTATTCGGCCTAAAATCTTTCGGGATACTTCCGAATAATTTTTTCACTTTGTGGGGAATACAAGTAGGTTCCGTGATGGAAGTAAGCCTTCTATCCTTGGGGCTCGCTGATAGGATCAAAAGATTATCCGATCAATTAAAACAAAGAGTAGAAGAACTCGGAAATATCCGGAACTACGCAGAAGAGTCGGAAGCAAAATACAGAAGTTTATTCGAAGTAGAAGAGGACTTCCTATTTTCCCTAGACCAAAACTGGAATATTCTCGCAGCGAACAGATCGGTCTCAAAACATATAGGATTCAAACCGCAAGAAGTGATCGGCAAAAACTTTATGGAGCTGATCTATAAGGCGGGAGAATTACAAGACGCATACAAGAAACTATATGTATTAGAAAAATTGGAAGAACTTGCATCTGAAGGAAAACCTGTTCGATTCTTAGGGGAATTCCTACAAAAATATTTAAGAGAACCTAAAGAGTTGCAGGTCCAATTCCAGATCTTGGAATATGAGGGTCAAAGAGAAATTTTGGGAAGAGCGTTCGAGCCTGACCAAGACTTAATGTCTCGGTATGTGGATGACGAGAAAACAGTTTACACCGCGAATAATTATCTGCAAAACGCAGAACTTTTAAGCCAAAGAATGACTGCAAATTTATACAGATTTGTGGACCCAAGCTCGATTACTGCGATGAGAAATTGTCTTAGAGAGATGATCATCAATGCGATTGAACATGGGAATCTAAACATCAGTTTTGAAGAAAAAACCAGGGCAATGTCGGAAGGAAATTATTTCAGATTCGTTCAGGAAAGGCAAAAAGACCCTTATTATAAATCCAAAAAAGTAAAAGTGGAATATTCTCTTTCCAGAGACAGGATAGGTATCAGGATCACCGACGAAGGAAAAGGATTCAACCATGCTAGATTGCAAAAAAGTAGTATGGAAAAACTGAATTCGGAAGGGATCACTCATGGAAGAGGACTTACACTTACTTTAGCAACATTCGATCTGGTGAAATTTAATAGCACCGGAAACCAAGTTACATTAGTTAAATATTTTTAA
- a CDS encoding CsgG/HfaB family protein gives MKIRIFLFTVIILLGSCVSSGEVKKKAKDPNAGVATIASELRYQFLSSLKAQGGKLPARLAIMNIINEDGTNSQLGRLVTDRLGKELFDPKTFQLLERDRLNRVIGEQDFQASGLVLNDQIVSIGKLAGAEYLALGQLVFQDQEFLLNIRIVSLGGVICATADIVFDSDNETYSKYKESVK, from the coding sequence ATGAAAATTCGGATCTTCCTATTTACAGTTATAATATTATTAGGCTCCTGCGTTTCTTCGGGAGAAGTTAAAAAGAAGGCGAAAGATCCGAATGCGGGAGTCGCAACTATAGCCTCCGAACTTAGATACCAATTTTTGTCTTCTCTCAAAGCGCAAGGTGGGAAACTTCCTGCAAGACTTGCTATAATGAATATAATCAACGAAGACGGCACTAATTCTCAGTTAGGAAGACTAGTCACTGATAGACTCGGAAAAGAATTATTCGATCCTAAAACATTCCAATTATTGGAAAGAGATAGATTAAATCGTGTCATAGGAGAGCAGGATTTTCAAGCAAGCGGGTTAGTGCTAAATGATCAGATTGTTTCTATAGGTAAACTTGCCGGAGCGGAATATTTAGCTTTGGGTCAGTTGGTTTTCCAAGATCAGGAATTTTTACTGAATATCAGGATCGTTTCGCTGGGCGGAGTGATCTGTGCCACTGCGGATATCGTGTTTGATTCGGATAACGAGACCTATTCCAAATATAAGGAATCCGTTAAATAA